AGCGATCAATGATAATAACACATGGGAGTTAGTAGATGTGCCAGAAGGTGTTATAGTAATTGGAGTCAAGTGGGGTTTACAAGACAAAACTCAACGAGAAGTAGACAATTTCAATGCAAGTCTAGTGGCGAAGGGATATCACCAAACATATGGAGTCGATTTTTATGAAGTTTTTGCAACTGTTGATAAGTGGGATACCATCAAGCTCATTCTCGGTTTTGCTGCACAAGAAGGATGGGTGGTTCTACAACTTGAGGTTAAAAGTGCCTTCTTACAAGGGGATTTAAGTGAGGACGTATTTGTGGAGCAACCGAAGGGCTTCCATTTCGAAGTAGCAGGAGAAAGTGAGAAGGTTTACAAGCTGCAAAAGGCTCTTTATGGACTTAGACATGCGATAAGGGTTTGTTATAGTAGAATAGAGAGCTATTTCCAAGAGAGGGGTTCAAGAAGTGCTATTGTGAGCATAAACTCTTCACCAAAGGAGAGAAAGAGGGAGTCTTGATATTGGCCTGTATGTAGAAGATCCTATTTATACAAGCAATTTCACAACAATGCTTGAAGACTTCACAAGCGCAATAGAGAAAGAATTTGCCATGACAGACCTTGGCAAGATGAAGTACTTTTTGGAAGTGGAAGTAACTTAGAATGAGAAGGGATCTTCATATGTCATGAAAAGTATGTTGAGAAGACTTTGAAGAAATATGGCACGGAGAACTGCAACTCAGTTAGAAATCCCATGGTTACAGGAACCAAATTGAGCAAAGTGGGAAATGGGACTAGTGTGGATCCTACATCCTTCAAACAGCTAGTTGGGAGCTTAAGATACTTGACAGCAACCAGACCAGACCTTATCTACTTAGTCAACATGGTCAGCCGGTTTATGGAGAGTCCAGGAGAACCGCATTTGGCAGCTGCTAAACGTAACCTAAGGTATGTTAAGGGAACAAGTGATTTTGGGATTCAGTATAGAAGAAGTAGAAACGCTGGTTTGGTAAGATATGTCGATAGCAATTACGCAGAAGATGAAGATTATAGGAAGAGTACAACTGGCTATGCATTTATGCTTAGAGGTGGTGCGGTTTCTTGGGATTCAAAGAAGCAGCCAATTGTTACTATGTCAACTATAGAAGCTGAGTATGTAGATGCAGTATATGGAGCATGAAAAATCTCAGACATAATAACGAAAGCGGAAAAACTTGACGTGTTTGAAGCTTCGAGGAATGTTAGGAATTGGTCAGTTAGAAGTTTAAACTGAAATAAGGAATTCTAGTTTAAAGGATTGAGGTATAATGAGTCTCCAGAGTTGTCCTAGTCTTTAGGAgattttcacgtttattttatGAGTTTATTGAGTCAATAACAAGTTCCTAGTTTATAGGAAACTACCTCTATCTGTTGAGCTTATTTCGATTTTGATTGCTATTTGATTTTGCTGTTTAAGCTTTGTATTGATCTTTGACGTCAATACAAGAAACAGTTTCAGTATTCTATTCTTGATCTTTCTTTCTTACAATTTCACCGCTACTACCTTCTAACACAGAAGATTTGTCTTCTTCGATGCACAGATCGATTCGAGCCGAGAATTGAATCGTGGGATGTGTTTTAATTCTGAAGGTAAAGTTTCAAAAAAGAGATTAAACCACAAGTGGCTTGGTTTGTTCCATTGCAGGAAGCATCaatataagttttatttttcttattctaTAGATTTTTAGTTTAAAGGTTTCTGCTTGACCTTTTGTTCTTGTTCTGCAATGGTAAGTTCACAATGAGGTTGAAGTGTCTTCAGCAATATAAACCTTCTCGTAGCTTCCACGCAGATTCAATATCATACTTATGTTACTGGAAGATACATG
The Raphanus sativus cultivar WK10039 chromosome 1, ASM80110v3, whole genome shotgun sequence DNA segment above includes these coding regions:
- the LOC108847831 gene encoding secreted RxLR effector protein 161-like yields the protein MVTGTKLSKVGNGTSVDPTSFKQLVGSLRYLTATRPDLIYLVNMVSRFMESPGEPHLAAAKRNLRYVKGTSDFGIQYRRSRNAGLVRYVDSNYAEDEDYRKSTTGYAFMLRGGAVSWDSKKQPIVTMSTIEAEYVDAVYGA